Genomic segment of Hippocampus zosterae strain Florida chromosome 12, ASM2543408v3, whole genome shotgun sequence:
AATCAATACACACAGCTCTAAGTGTGTTCTAACTTCCAGTTCAGTTCAAATAAGAACGTTCATTCTGTTCATAGTCAGTATAAGCACATAATATCACAAACAATATTCTGAATGTATATAAGGCGTATCACGTGTTATTAAAACATACAGCGGGCAAACATACAATTACAAAATAGTGTCACATACAGTAAAACATGAAAAGTACGAAACCCTTTAAATATGATTTTAGCTGCGCAGTGCACGTGGCAAGTTAAGTGGCACACAGAATAAATACAAGATGTAACAGAGACCTATCTAGATATTCTATAGGTGTCTGTGATACAAAATAATGTGTTTACGTTGTTAGATTGATTGAAGTGCGCATGCCATAAAACATACAAAGGAAATATAAAACTAGAGcatcaaatacaaaataaacaaataacacaaCCCACTTTTGATTTTACCAGCAGGTGTGTCACCATTTGGCTACCGTAATGGAACGCGCCATGACAAACAAAATTTGGGACAAACGTCAAACTTCTTCTGAGACTTCACCTCAGTGAGCATCACCTATTAACTCCAAGTgagtttggctttttctttgtcttatgGGTagcagaaatgaaaaagaatgacTACAGAACCCGAAATTCGTAATTTAGTGTCACAAAAAACCTCCGTGCCAACTAAGTGGCAGCGCTTGCTCTCCAGCAGTCCCACGATATATCTGATGACGATGAAATGAGGGAGTAGTTGGATGTCTACAGGTAAAGATCTTTTCTTAAAGTGGTTTTCAGGTCTAGGTGATATTTCTCATCAGGATGACTCCGGTTGTGCTCAAAGATTGCTCTATTGACCTCCTTGTGGAGATCGAGCACATGTCTCCTCCTGTCAGAAGCACATAGAAAGTATTTGTTTAGCACTGGAAAATAAACAGAAGATTGAAGCAAAATCATGGAACCACCAAGTGCACTGCTCACAAAAAGTTCGGGATGATCAGCTTTCCGGTGAGATATTTGGATTGACCCTAAAATGCATTGCGATCGACCTTTTCAAGTTAACTTGATTTGCCCTGCTGTTAACTTTTCACTGTCCAACCATTCAATGGAAACACCTGATGTGAATTTCTCAATTTTTATGAGAACAGCAAGTTGGgttaaaaagtactgaaacactGAACAGCTGGAGGTAAGCATTCAAAAGATTAGAGAAGATCAAATTAAATTCAGTCGATTATTCAGTGTTCACCCTCATATTAGCAGTTTAAGATTCGTGAATTCAGCGAGTCgctaacattttaaaatctatcCACTGTGATTTGCTCACCTATTCACTATTTTTGTGCTCGGGCCAAAGTGTTACTTATGCACtattttgtggcatcttggggCCAAGGAATGATgctaaagtgagttgaggagtttcatattggcaaaagtagtgctttgccaccatccgGTGGTATCTTTTTGGGCAAGAGGTGGCAATTAGTAATGGATTTTTGCTATTCACGGCGGGGCCGCAGCTTGTCATCAGTGGGTTGCAACAGTGATGCAGAGAATACTGGAAGAGCCACAGAAAGGCATCGAAGTGGGTGTCTTTGGAATTGAATGGTCCATTCATGAATCTAATAGAGGTACATTTTGTCATTCGCTTCCTTGTAGCAGGTTGTGCAAAAAGCACTGAAACTGTTGCGCATGTGCACTGACAAGTTTCAACTTGGTAAAATGACATTCAGCCGGGAAGGTTATAGTCAATTTCGTAAAATGTCACCCGATTGCCCCAATTTTTTGTGAGTAGCGCGGATGTCGCCGTACCTTTCCCGGCTCTTTCCGAAGGTATCGGTCAAAGCCTTGAGGTAAATGGAGCGGTGTTGAGCTTGCTGTAGTTGATGTTCTGCAGTCCAGCAGTGACTCCAGAGCACATCAGCATCTGATGGGATACAGTCGGGCGTCAACTGTCCACCACCAGCATCCGTCTCCAGGTTCTGATCCAAGTTGTTCTCTCTGACACAGGATTGGACCGCTGGTAAACTATAGCTCTGGATGAAGAACAGCTTTGGTTTGCCAACCAGTCCTGAACACGCATCGCCGGTGAAAAGACGGCAGACATCTTTGAGACGGAGCCCTTCGCTGCACGTGTCCGTGGCCAGGAGCTGAGTGCCGGTACCGCGGCTGATGATGCAGCAAACAAAGCCATCGCCTTGGTGATCCTGACTTCCTCGGAAGACCCCTCTGAGCTTTGAAACGGTCTCGACCAGGCCAAGCCATTTGTACAGTGTCACGTTGAAGTGGAGCGATTGAAACATGCGCGCCAGCATCTCTAAGAAAAAATGTCACATGAAGTCAAACTATACAGGGAAGGGGTAGATTTGATTTTTCCGAGCATTAGTTTTAGGATAAAGGTGTGTGCCGCATAcagacacccctgctctaaattcaaCATAAGTCTACATGTGAATTGTGGTATGTTTATATACACAGATATAACAATCCTCacagacatatattctttaCCCTCTGCAAAGAAAGACTAAGATGCCTAACTGGGTAATTGTAACCATCTCcttgaaacaaaataaatgtttaatcggaTCATCGTATTATTTCAATATACAGTACCTGTAcataacaaattgatggattagtAGTTCTGTTGTATAAAGCCCAACAACATCATTTTCCAACATTTGCAATGTATACGTTAGGTCTTATTGTGAGTTCAAGGTGCTTGGTGTCTCACCTCCATCATTTCCCACGCAGTCTATGATGAGACACACTCCTCTGGGCTCACTCGTAAATGTGTACTGATTTGCTGGACTCTGGTACACACATGCAAGCAGAGACATGTTTGAAATTCACCAGGTTAAAATAGATTAACAAAAGGTGGACAAAGCCTTCGGCAACAACTcttcattaattaattaatattcaTGGACTGGAGTACACCTCTTAGGGCACTTGAATCATATTTGTCACCTTAAAAAGACTTTTAGACAGTTGCTTACAACTTCAGTCGGAATAGTTTGACAAGTGCACCACTACTTTTGtcggttaagtcaagtcaagttagcttttattgtcaaatatgctctatgtggaacatacagcacagatgaaattactttcctctctcaaccacagtgcaaacatgtcatTGTCTTAGTATGAATCTTACCTGGCAAGCATGATGCACACCTACTTCAGGTACGGGTAAATTTACTGAAATCAGATGTAAAGTACAAAGGGAAATCAAcgtggggggggttgggggagttATGAGCAGTACACTATTACTAATTTAAATGACGTTCTTAAAAATTTCCCAGCAGAGCATGTGAGAATGACttcattcaaatactgtatgcgGGTTTTCAAAGTttgatgctctctctctctctctctctctctctctctctctctctctctctctctctctctctctctctctctctctctctctctctctccatatatgtgtaAACTGGAAATGGGCACTTGGCCTTGCGTAACTCAATCTCTCAAGAATTATAGGTTAATGGACAACAGGGAAAAATACTGCACCACTCACCTGACATGTTGTACACCTTCAGTTTTTTGGCCAGGTCAACCCTGCCAACATGCATGAAACATTCCTCCAAAAAGTCCACTCTTTGCGGGGAAACCTTATCGAGGCGCTCTAGTTCTATAATCAGGTCCAGGAAGTTCTGCGAGAAAAATGTTCAGAAATGAGAAGTGAAaatgttgacttaaaaatgtTTGATGTGGCAACAACAAATGTCCCCGCCAACGCAGGAATGCACTGCGACATTGCTTTACCGTGGCAGTTTCCATTTTGTGACGTGGTAGCATGTTACCCAGCAGAAATTTCACACTGTTCACATCTTCGCTGGCCATGTCCTCACTGATATCAGCCATCAGTACTCTGGAGCAGGGACGACATGAGGAACACATTTGTCAGATACAATTAAACTGTTAAAGagaatctattttatttatttcttttgccaTTTCAAGCCACtttaccattaaaaaataacaattaaaaaaaatcacacatttaatgcatgctgAGTTTCAAGTTTCACACCATCACTACAACTTTCTTTTCTGAataagaatcatctttattggccaagtatgtcaaGTTTTCGGGAACACACATTGGTTTATTAAATCTAAAATTTATGTAAATTAGGCATGGGCCAATTACCAATTTGGCTGTTTCCaatggttttaaaaagtcaaggtTTCGATAACTGTTAATACACCGGTAGTCACCGCAGTCACCGGTGAGCTATTCTTGATGAGCTATTCTTTTCTTTTAGTGGGAGAAGTGGGGGGTCGAAGCAAGGCAGAATGATTAGCTGCTTGCAGAGTTGACTTCAGAGCGCCTCTTTCAAGTTACTTGTCtcaaaattaactttttttcctcctcagctAGCAGAagcacagaggaggaggagagagagggagtgagACAGAAGAGACAGTGCAAACATGGATGCCTTTTCGctctgtagaaaaaaaagggactagTGGGTACTATTGAGACCCAAAGAAAACATGAGTAGTGTACACAAACTTTGTAACAGTAGTACAAAAGAATGACATTTCGGGTCACACTAAGAAATGTTTATAGTGAAATAATGACATCTAGGAAACGTTTGTTGCTCTCAAACAGGTCAACTTTGAATGGTTAAATCACAAAAGAACTGTTTTCAACTGTGAAGAAAAAATGATAATGCATTTTATGTAGATGATTTCTCACCTGAATCTGGGCAGAACCTGCCTGGATCTCaaagctctctccacctcatcCCTGCTGGACCCAAAAACCCGCCTAAGGATGTCATACCTTCTCAAATGCAGCATGAGCTCAGCCAAAAAAAGACTTCCTGCGTGATAACTCATTACTTTGGATTCAAGCGTGTTCTTCAAACGGGCTACTGTATTATCCATGTCCAACGCCTCACACAAGTAGAAAACCTTCAAGCGTTCATGACTGACGAGAGACTCTGAGATTTGATGAATAGCACGACGCATTTCTGTATCAGAGAGAGCCATCGGTGCAGGAAGTCGATCGAAGCATTGAGTTTGATGATAAACATCCAGTAGTCCTGGGAACTAATCAACAAAATATCGATATGATTGGTTTAAAAAAGTTCCAAAAATATAGCTTGGAATATGAAACTATCAGCCAGAGAGACACTTACTTCGGAAGTTGTTGCGTCAGTGTGCGTCATGAGCGAAGAATTTCCGGACACGATTTGtgaaacctttaaaaaaaatcctgtgtgAGATTACGACTCGCAACTTGTCGACATACTCATTTGGCGTGAAGTTGTGGCTCTTTTTAGTACAAATGGGTTATACACTGCAAAGAATGACGTAATTAtaactagagagagagagagaaagagaaagtggGAGGGGGTCTATCTGAGGCGGGTTTCCGTGGAAAAGTGCATAATTTTAAAACAGGATGAAGACGTGTATatcggttttttttgttttgtttttttaatataatctgCTTGCAGGCTTGTCGTGCTGTTCACAACATACTCCTCGGCCCCAATATTTAACAGAGAAATTTTAATTACTGCTCCTATATCAACAAAGCGTCATCAAACAAGTAAGGATAATTATTTCGCATTTGGTGATAACTTTAAAGCCATTTGAACTATTTTTAAATCTGTCCTTTCAATGCAAAGTACTGCAGCCATACTCAAACTGCGTGCGTCATAACGAAATACCAGGATGCACGCGGAAGTCCATTTCCACCAACGACAATCACGTCAAGTTTTTTGCAACTAAAATATGTTTCGACCAAGCACTGTACAGTTATACACTTTTCTAGCTTGTTTAAAACTGACATGCAGTATAAATTCAAAAAAATCTCTAAATTTTTACGGATATTTGGATTCAATTTAGAGGTGTTTGTACACCCCCCAAATGGCTAGCAACAAGTATGAATCGTCTTGAATCATCATTGAGTCCACCGAATCAGGTCAAGAGACAACTTCGGCGTTCGTCCAAAATTGTTAATGCAATTTCCTGTTAATGCACGTAGAGGTGTCCAAAGGAGACCGGAACAAACCAAGTGGAGAAATGTTAAACATCTAGACTGCCTTTTATTTTACACAATATGTCTTCAAGAGCGTATCAAAGACGACCAAATCCTATGTTTAGACTTTGTGTTTACATATCGTCGGAATGGTGAGACCATACCCGCGACTCCAAGCATGCTTTGCAATGCTGTTTGTAAATAGTTGACACTCGCTACGGGTTGCTCTTTGTTCGTGTGACTGTGGTGTCTTAAAGAtaacagcaaaaagaaaaatgattagACCATTGCAGATGAAAGGGCAGGAGGGATATAAAATGAGTACTTtgcttctctcctctttcatctataactgcttcaaacccaaagtgtatgcaggaaaagcggttaagattgcatgactgcgtgtgtcttatgtgttgtattattttgttattttatgttaaatgttctgtaaagcgctttgtcgCAGCTGAAGCTGTTGCGGAAGCGCTTGatcaataaatatgtattgCATTAAAGGTTGGCTTCCGTGAGGAAGTCAGTGTGTAGCGCGATTGTGCGTGAGTTGTATCCATATAATGTATGTACATATGAATGATactcatgcatttattttttgtgcaagGACACCCGtcgtaaataaaacattttagcaAGTCCGGGTTCAAACAACAACGTCATCAAACTATCGTAGACACAGTACACAGGAAGTCCACGAacctgttttctgaatttgGCGTTCTGCATAAAGCGGGCTGTCTTCTCAGTGAGGACAAAAAGCGTACTTCGTGGACTTTACGCGAGATAGCAATTATATTGATTAAACGCGCAAACCACGTCTGCTGTGGCTTCTGCTACTTCAGAAATGCGTCGTGATCTTGAGGCCGTGCGGTCCgacggtcatgaacgcctcaaCACCTCCCACACCTTTTTTaacaatctttattgaacaggtCAAGATACAATtctcagtaaacagaaaacaaaacgaacccTTGCTAAACAGGCAAGCACCACTTCCGCTCAGCTCGACCAATGGCACCACTTCTGCTCAGCTAGACCAATCGCGTGGCGCGTTGCTTGAAGCGTAGTCGCAGTGCACTCACACTGACACGCACAGACTGGAGACTCTGCGGTCGGTCTTACACTGGCGTACGCGTGAAACGAGCTTCTCGACCGGGTGACCGCCCTCGCCAAACACCACCACTGTTTCTCCTTCCCCGAGGGCGCAGCCACCGTAACGGACGTCACTACAGGTGTGTGTCTCATGAGTTGCTGGATAAGAAGGAAAACATTTATACTAGGCGCTGACTTGACGCGTTACCGTGATGGTTGTGCGGGGTTGAAGGCTACCTGAGGCGGTTTTAGTACGCAGCGTCCAAAGTGTTAACAGTCGGGTGGAGCAGACGTACACGATGGACGGAAAGCAGCGGGTGGTCTCCGGCATGGTCACGACCGAGGACGGAGGACGTCCGTACGGGCCAAGCTAAAGAGCCGAGCTAAGGTTAGCTAGCGGCAGCGGGGCTCGGGAGGTTTTCGTGGCGGTGAGTGCGGTTAGCGACGTGGGTTGGAAGTTATTGACACAAGCACAGGAAAAAGACGCGCTTTAATGTTTAAACGGGTAATATGAGTACAATGGTCTTGGTAACACAAGGCGGTGTTGTTCCGCAGACGTTACGTGCAGTTTTTTTGTGCCACGGTGGCACAGGTCATTTgtcggacacttcattaggtacacccccCTCTGCTGTATGTCAAGCAGCCTTTTCAAAATCCAGTGATGATCACGTAAAAACGTCCCAATCAAACAGTGTTGCGTGTCCGTGTGTTTGCAGAGCTTCTGCATAAAATCTCATGCAGGTGGACTGAATGTTAATGTTGTTATGCCTGCCGTGTTTTTCGGGTTGAATGATTGAGAGccactgagaagaaaaaaaaatccaactactTTATAAATTATCAAGCATATTGTAGTCGTTTTACTTAAAGTCACGATCTTACGAGTTGTAATTTTGTAATACAGCAGTGAAAGTCAAATTGCAGGGTCGCATTGTAAATGAAtaatatgagaaaaaaatatattggggaaaaaaaatcctcatgtaatttttccagaaaaaaatatatagagaaaacaattttaatcaaatgaatgtaaagtatgatgaggaaaaaaataatttatttaaaaagtgaaaaattaATCAGTAAATGAtgtaattttacaagaataaatagCAATAAATTTACAATATCACAGGGCTAGAACTAAAGAGTCGCAATTTTTTGAGAACATAGTTTTAATATTATTAAGgttaaaatgtaatattatGAGGAAAGGTTCTAAAGGGATGAGGGAAACTTCAATTGAAACCAATTAATAATGAGGTTAaagattttaagataagatatcctttatttgtcccacactggggaaatttacagcctccagcagcaagaatgtaggtagaaagaagaaaaaacaaacaaaaagggaggacgacagagagacatggttgaagtcccaaGACGAAAAGAAAACTGATAtacgctgctggagaggcagccactcagggggcgccatcattaaaaaaaaaaaaactttagttGATGCGAGGAAAGTTTTTACCATTGATATTTGAGTCTAATTTAAATTTGTGAGCAATTTAGTCCCTTTAAATACTCTGAGGAAgtatgtttacattttacaagAATGTAGTCCAAATGTTTACCACAACTAAATTGTAATACTGTGAAACATAAATATGTTTTGTCCtaaaagaaaatgttgtaaaaagGGTCAACAACAAAATACGTGAAAAGGTACATTTTAAAGTAATATCTGTTCAATGTTTGCCATTCAACAAAGCAAAAGTGAAATGAACTTAGTGTCTTGTTATATGAAAAATAAAGTGGAAATAATAAGTTGTAACACTGTAATGCAGATGTCAGCACTCATTTATTATTCAATAAATGACATTTGTATTAttacaatgtattttttcacaaagTGGTGTTCATGGATTGTACACCTTTAGGAAGTAAATGGGGCAGTTTGATGTTTTCACAGAGTTGCCTTGGAGAATGAATCATCTAATTAATGAGGAGTGAAGCTGATCAAAACTGCCCTACTGTGCACGGATGCCTACTAACTAAAGAGCTGCTGCTTTTCAATCACCACATTCTACCTATGTGGTTGATTGGAAAACAGGAACGTAATTGATTAGCATTTGACTGGTTGTTTGGTTCTCAAAGTGCTTAAAGCTAACAACCCTCAAACCTGTAATGCATTGTATTAATTCCCCCTCATCTTTGTATAGGCGAGTTGCTTCAATTAATGCATCAGTGGCAAAAATGCAGAACTGATGCCACGCCATCTGCTGCTTATCCTCAATTATCAtcctcctcctactcctccTCTCTTTCACTTGTCTCTGTGGCTGTGTGTTTTGGGACTATCACGAGGACGGCAGGCAATTTTAGAGCCGAAACTCCCAATTACCCGTTTAATCTGTCTCTCCATGTCTTCTCCCGTTCAGTGACAAATGGCACCTGTCCATAGCAAGccttttgaaaatgaattgtgaGGCTGTTTACGGTGAGGTTTCAAAACTAAATCTTCCCTTTGTTGATAGTGATGAAAGCGCTTCACATTAAACGCGCATGCCGCATAAAACAAGATCACTGCCGTTTACGGGTTCTGGTTGAGAACGCAGTAAAAAGTAAAAGCCTCTTTTACAAAAGACATCCTGCACAATTGCTGCAACCGGAGTCATCTTTTAtcttctttttccttttatgCGGATGCCGTGGAAGCGGTATATGCCGCAACTGTTTGCTTTGCTACAGTAGCACAACATACCACAGTCAGATTACAGTGAACCCTTTTTGACATTGAGGGTATCGTTCCCGACCCACCCGAAATAGATGGAAACCCACCACACAAAGGGGTTTGGGCCTGTCTGAAATGctgatttcttaaaaaaaaaaatatatatattttttaaggccAATGTCAATTTCACTTTTTGGCAGATTAAAATTCTGACGTCCGATTAATCGGCCaagtaataaaacaaatacataaggaataaaataacttttttccTTTAGCGCTTCCCTAAAACTTAGTTTGTTacaaaaatgtggcaaaaaataGCAGGTTTTAAAATTGGTAATGTTGTCCAATTAATTAATAGACTAATTCATTAATAATCAGGATAAATTGATTTTGCTATTTTATCCTGCTGATATTATGAAAGAGCGTCTTAAATTGATTGTATATGTGGCAGCAAGTCGCTTTTAATTCTCAAGAATATTGAATGTTGGGATTGAAATGTAGAACAATAAGCTATCTtagatacatttaaaaaaaatttaagtatGACAAACCCCGGCTctgttcacaaaaaaattgcacttCGCAAATTTTAAACAAATTGGTACaccggaacaaaaaaaaacactaatacCTTATTCCTTCACCCCTCGAAAGGCTGGTCGCATCGTTGCAGCCTCTTATtctttcagtcattcattcattcattcattcattcattcattcattcattctttaaaaaaatatatattttttttgccttggcaCCCAAATTGGTCTGCGTCTAAAGCTCTGTATAAATTACAGCACCCGACAACCCTGAGCCAGCTGAGGAGTTTTGTAAAATGAATGGCCCAATAGTTGACTGAATCAATA
This window contains:
- the LOC127611137 gene encoding CASP8 and FADD-like apoptosis regulator, encoding MQNAKFRKQVSQIVSGNSSLMTHTDATTSEFPGLLDVYHQTQCFDRLPAPMALSDTEMRRAIHQISESLVSHERLKVFYLCEALDMDNTVARLKNTLESKVMSYHAGSLFLAELMLHLRRYDILRRVFGSSRDEVERALRSRQVLPRFRVLMADISEDMASEDVNSVKFLLGNMLPRHKMETATNFLDLIIELERLDKVSPQRVDFLEECFMHVGRVDLAKKLKVYNMSVNLPVPEVGVHHACQSPANQYTFTSEPRGVCLIIDCVGNDGEMLARMFQSLHFNVTLYKWLGLVETVSKLRGVFRGSQDHQGDGFVCCIISRGTGTQLLATDTCSEGLRLKDVCRLFTGDACSGLVGKPKLFFIQSYSLPAVQSCVRENNLDQNLETDAGGGQLTPDCIPSDADVLWSHCWTAEHQLQQAQHRSIYLKALTDTFGKSRERRRHVLDLHKEVNRAIFEHNRSHPDEKYHLDLKTTLRKDLYL